Proteins from a genomic interval of Anolis sagrei isolate rAnoSag1 chromosome 1, rAnoSag1.mat, whole genome shotgun sequence:
- the MYCN gene encoding N-myc proto-oncogene protein, with translation MPGMVSKNPDLEFDSLQPCFYPDEDDFYLCGPDSAPPGEDIWKKFELLPTPPLSPSPAGLQENPPGGVPGSWGAAVAALGGFRTSDPLDWASELLLLPPEADLWGSSDGGDSFEIGLGESSNSNLNAIIIQDCMWSGISASEKLERVVQLHGKGVGGSSGAPATTAGSATLAVGAATTASSSSASPSSSSTGKNGSSQAELNNSVSECVDPAVVFPFPIKREIKREPGTTTPSCTAGGEAGIRVNPTLAQAAPAQRNSNSRHLGAASDSRANNNSSSGDDTLSDSDEEEEEDDEEEIDVVTVEKRRSSSYKAVSTLTIAVRPKNATSFASGRTQPNEVILKRCAPIHQQHNYAAPSPYIENEEVPPQKKLKSEAPRPVKPVAQPKPKSSSPRNSDSEDSERRRNHNILERQRRNDLRSSFLTLRDHVPELVKNEKAAKVVILKKATDYVHSLQAEEHKLMLEKEKLQARQQQLIKKLEHMQTC, from the exons aTGCCAGGGATGGTCAGTAAAAACCCAGACCTCGAATTTGACTCGCTGCAGCCTTGCTTCTACCCGGACGAAGATGATTTTTATCTGTGCGGTCCGGACTCGGCGCCCCCAGGGGAAGACATCTGGAAAAAGTTTGAGCTGCTGCCCACGCCGCCTCTGTCTCCCAGCCCGGCAGGCTTGCAAGAGAACCCCCCAGGCGGGGTGCCCGGGTCGTGGGGGGCAGCAGTGGCCGCCCTGGGGGGCTTCCGCACCAGCGACCCCCTGGACTGGGCTTCCGAGTTGCTCCTCCTGCCCCCGGAAGCTGACCTCTGGGGCAGCAGCGATGGCGGGGACTCCTTCGAGATTGGCTTGGGGGAGAGCAGCAACAGCAACCTCAACGCCATCATCATCCAGGACTGTATGTGGAGTGGCATCTCTGCCAGTGAGAAGCTGGAAAGGGTTGTGCAGCTGCACGGCAAAGGAGTAGGGGGCAGTTCTGGGGCGCCTGCCACCACAGCTGGCTCTGCCACCCTCGCAGTGGGCGCTGCCAccacagcctcctcctcctctgcctccccgAGCAGCAGCAGCACCGGAAAAAATGGCAGCAGCCAAGCAGAGCTCAACAACTCTGTCTCGGAGTGTGTGGATCCCGCTGTGGTCTTCCCTTTCCCCATCAAGAGGGAGATCAAGAGGGAACCGGGCACCACTACTCCATCCTGCACAGCTGGGGGAGAGGCTGGCATCCGAGTGAACCCTACCCTGGCTCAAGCAGCTCCTGCCCAGCGAAACAGCAACAGTCGCCACCTGGGTGCAGCCAGTGACAGCCGggccaacaacaacagcagttcAGGGGATGATACGCTCAGTGATTCCG atgaagaagaagaggaggacgatGAAGAGGAAATTGACGTTGTGACAGTGGAAAAGAGGCGTTCCTCCTCCTACAAGGCGGTCAGCACCCTCACGATTGCAGTGCGCCCCAAAAACGCCACCAGCTTTGCCTCTGGGAGAACTCAGCCAAACGAAGTCATCCTCAAGCGCTGCGCCCCTATTCACCAGCAACATAACTATGCCGCGCCATCACCATATATCGAAAACGAAGAGGTGCCGCCCCAGAAAAAGCTAAAAAGCGAAGCGCCCCGTCCAGTGAAACCAGTGGCCCAGCCAAAGCCGAAAAGCTCCAGCCCTCGAAACTCCGATTCGGAAGACAGCGAACGCCGGCGCAACCACAACATCCTGGAACGTCAGCGGCGCAACGACCTGAGGTCAAGTTTCCTTACGTTAAGGGACCACGTGCCGGAACTGGTTAAAAACGAAAAAGCGGCGAAAGTTGTCATCTTGAAAAAGGCCACCGACTACGTGCATTCCCTACAGGCCGAGGAGCACAAGTTAATGCTGGAAAAGGAGAAATTGCAAGCCAGACAACAGCAGTTGATAAAAAAATTGGAACACATGCAAACTTGttaa